From the Ursus arctos isolate Adak ecotype North America unplaced genomic scaffold, UrsArc2.0 scaffold_9, whole genome shotgun sequence genome, the window ATTTCCTGGGCATTTAATGCTCTTCTCTTTTTCAGAGTAACATAGGAACACAAATGAAATTCAATGTTGGGCAAGAGTCAAAAGCTCATTTCTCTTGTGCTGTGTGGGTTGTGTGTTTGAATTATCTTGCCTCTTTGTAGGGAAGGAAATTCGGGGAGGTTAGTGGTTTTGATGTCATTATTGTGTGAGGCCTCCCAAACATTCCTTCAGTCGGCAGCTAtgccctgtgctaggcactgtctCAAGAAGAAATCATGATGGTGAAGACAGGCAAGATCTCTGTCCTCTGGGAGCTTCTATTCTAGAACTCTCCATACACTGTTGCACTGTTCTTTTCACCGCTTACTTTGGGTGATTATAATCACTACACATCACTTTTATAATCGGAATATTTTTAAGAGGGGAAAGGGGGAATTAATAAAGGGTAGATGCAAATCTGAATTTGTAAAACAACTCTGAGCATATTTGGGGCAATACTGCTTCTATTACACAACCATGGTGGTTAAAAAAAGACCTAGCACTCCCTTTACCACAAAAAGCACATAAATAGGTACAAccttttcagaaagaaattttgcagtctctttcaacattttttttaagtaggctccacaccccacatggggcttgaactcacaaccccaagatcaagagtcacatgctctaccaactgagccagccaggctcccctctttcaacattttaaatctgTCTGTCTTCTAACCAAGTAATTCCAATCTTATAAGTTTATCCTAAAGATTGCTTGCACAAATAAAGAAGGATACATGTACCAAGACGGtactgcaacattatttgtgATGGTGGAAAAtgacaacctaaatgtccatcactaGGGAAGTGCATAAAAAATTCCGTATGCCCATATAATTGAATACAGTGCAgctcttttttaaatgaagtagatCTTTACATAATGACTTGGGAAAATACATGATATATCGTTATAGGGCCAGGGATAAGTCAAAACAGcaggctgggttttttttttttttttaaaggtatagtTCTCTATAAAATAGCCAACATTTCAAGTGTGCTAAGCCCCTTACATGTAttatttactcctcacaacaacATTGTGGAATAGGTATTGTTATcaccctcactttacagatgaggaagcggAGTTAAATCACAACTTGCTCACTGAATGCAGCACGCGCCTTTGAGCTCATGCGCTTGGCCACTCTGCTCTACCCGGGAACCGCTTCTCCCTTTAATTAGACTCGCTTAAGTTGGGGTTTCCACTTTCAACCAAGAAAATCCTAATAATCCAAATATAGCTCAATAGAGACTAGATAAATGATAGCACAATAATATAATAGAATACTATGTagctttaaaacaacaaaaaaggaactacaggggcacctgggtggctcagtcggtgaagtgcctgcctttggctcaggtcatgatcttgggtctcagggtcctgggatctagtcctgcctcgggctccctgctcagtggggagtctgcttctccctctcccccctccccaccactagTGCTCCTTCgctctctcagtaaataaataaaatctttaaaaataataaaaagaggggcgcctgggtagcgcagtcgttaagcgtctgccttcggctcagggcgtgatcccggcgtccgggatcgagtcccacatcgggctcctccgctgggagcctgcttcttcctctcccactccccctgcttgtgttccctctctcgctggctgtctctctgtcacataaataaataaaaagtctttaaaaaaaattataataataaaaagaagaaattacatatattaatataaaagtaaacctaacagaagaaagaaaagaaagtttataggaaatatatataagtatgtatatgttTTAAGATAATAGACACAAGTTTATAGAAAAAAGAGTGGAAGTATTAAACATCATAAAGCAATATTGCAGCAAAATTCTTATAATACATACTTACACTTGtgaatttcttttgaaatatcattattattctttctgACTTTAAAGGCTTCCGTTTCATTGTATTAGGAGgggacaggagaagaatgagactgaAACAGAGAGACCTTTTTAGTTTACACGCTTCCAAATTGCTTGAATTTATTAGAAGAGTTTATGTGATAACAACCCAACTCAAACTgctataagcaaaaaaaaaaaaaaaaaaaaaaaaaaaaaaaaggaaggaaggaagaaataaagaaaattgtgTAGGGGGATATTGAATGGACAGTGGGCCGGCTTACAAAATCAGAGGAAAAGTTGACCAACTAAGCCTAAGCCACGGCAAGGCCCGAAACAGGAGCCCTCAGCCCTAGAACCAGAATGCTGACTTTCACCAAGATGCTCTGGGTCTTTTTTGTCTCCACTTCCCTCGGCATGTTGGCCTCCTGCCCTCCTACTAGTCTTTCTCCGTGGTGAGGGGTCACGACTTCTGGCAGCTTCCAGGGGCACAGCCTCTCAGTCTCATCACCTACAAGGAAAAGGGCTCTTCTCGGAGGATGGGCTCTGACTGGTCACAAGCCCACTGCAGACCAACCCTGTGAGCAGGGTAGTGGGAATTATGCCTGATAGTGACTGGTCACATTTGGACCAGGGGCTCACCCTTCAGCCTACCTCCAGATTCAGGGATATGGGATCAGGGAAGGAGGCGACAGCTCCATTCAGCCAGAAGTTGGGAGTGGAgtggaaaaggagaggggaaggcGGAAGCAATGCTTCTTTAGGGCAGAAGAAGGGACAGGTGCTGCATACACCAAATGATTAATGGGTACTACGCGAAcataaatttctttcaaaaaaaaattttagagctAGCTTCATCTTGTGTATGtgtaagtatatatttttcaagTACAAGGATGTGCGTACAAGAACGTTCTCTGCAACAGTTTTATAATCATTGAAAGTTGTAAACAACCTATAGTtaacatttgttgatttttttcttcctcttggattttccccttttttccctctGGGAACAATGCACCCAATGTCCCCTATCAGCTGAACCAATACTACACCACCTTACTTCCTGTGACCATAACAATCGGCCGGAAGTGTGGATGTGTAATCTAACATGAACCAATTAGGGTCTTTGTCCAGGAGAGTCATTTTCTTTTCAGGTAGTACTGTTGTTGGGGCTGTGCcttcaggagatttttttttcacctggaGCTGATAGAAAAGAATTACTTGCTGTCAGGACAGGAAGCTGCTAGGACAGATTTTGTCTCTCATACAGGAGGTGAAGCTAGTCTAAGAATGAAGCTGTTTATCCCTAAATAAGTagagatgaggggtgcctgggtggctcagttggttaagcatttggcttcggctcaggtcatgatcccagggtcctgggattgagccccgcatgggccccctgctcagcagggagtctctttctccctctgcctctgctactccccctgcttgtgctctcgctctctctctcaaataaataagtaaataaatctttaaaaaacaaaagaaaagaaaagaacaattacaaaacaaacaaacaaacaaaaacccaacaacccAGAGATGAGACATGAAGACATGGGGAATCCTGATGCATTAGAGTCCCCAGTTGCCTCTgaggcaaataaataataaatggagcCTCTGAGGCTAACACCACCCCTGCTCTTCCGCAAATATGACTAAATGGGCCAATTAACTCCCTCTTTAGCTGAGACTGTTTGAGTTGGGATTCTTCCAGTTTCAGCCAAGAGAATCCTAATAAACCATCTGAATATAGATCAATAGAGGCTGGATAACTTATGGTGCAATAATAAAATACTACGCAGCTTTTGAAAAGAACAATCTAACGTCAAAAAATCTAATATAAGGAGAAAAGCAAGTTTATAGGACaggagtgtgtgtatatgtgtgtgtctgtgtttctgtgtgtctatatgatttgatacacacacacacacacacacacacacacacacacacacgtacttaAGGAGAGTAAAAAGGACACAATGTTCCAAAAGGTTAATACCAGACCTCTGGAGGCTAGTGTGGACATcaccttcactttttttttaagtcttttttttttttttaagattttatttatttatttgacagagagagagagagagagagagagagtgagcacaagcagggggatctgcagacagagggagagggagaagcaggctccccacagagcagggaacccaatgtggggcttgatcccaggaccctgagatcatgacggagtcaaagacagacgcttaactgactgagccacacaggcaccccatgACTTTCACGTTTTAAATATACTTGtgcatttcttaattttctgcAGAGTATCTACTACTTTTATAAAACTAGATTTTTAAGCCAAAAATAACTACAGAACATTAATTGTAGCCCATTTATGTTATACAACTTCCCACTTCATTGCCACTGTTCCATTTAAGAAACAGAGGACTGGGAATCTGGAGACCCAGGCTTCTAGTCCAGACTTTCAATGTGTTCTATAACCTTGGGCAAGGTGGTTTGCCTCTGTGggcctccatttctctctctctaagaggGGCACTTGAAATAACAGCAGCTACTGCTTCAGTGGTTTTGACgcccaagcactgtgctaagcggTTTCCTCTCAACAGCTCCACGAGCATGATCCCGTTTTTCCATATTAGAAAACCGCAGCACAAGTGTTGGAATCAGAATTCGACTCAGGTTTAGCTGATCCCAAAAGCCACATTCTTTCCGCTACACACTCTCTCAGCCCCCTCTTGCCTCATGGCTCATGGTTTCCTGGTGCTAGAAGCTAGCACTACTTACACCCAGGACTTGACCAAAATCCTGTCCCTGGAAACATCATTCTAAAATAATCCCCCGTCACCTTTATTATTGCTAACGTTTATTCTTACATTGTATCAAACTCAAAAACAGGATGATTTCACCTCAGTACTACTGATATTTTGttctaaaaaaattctttgtcgTTGGGAGCTGTCCTGGGTGCTGTAGGACGGTTGGCAACATCCCTGGCatctacccactagatgtcagcGGTGCCCACCCTTCAACTGGGACACCAAAGCTACCTCCAGACAGACTGTcagatgtcccctggggggaAAATCGCCCtggagttgagaaccactgctctagaagGAGGAAAAAGCCAAATACCTGCATTAACCCTTATGGGAAACTAGTGAAAGACGACACTGAAACTAGGAAATATTTCCCCCTGCATGATTCTGTGACTTTACGAGCTCGGGTTACAATCAGCTCCAAGTATCTCACGGGTATGCGCCCTGTGCAGGACACTGTCCAGGCACCTCTACGTTCACCATgaaagatgtggaggaagggggaagaataAATCTTGCCCTCTCAACAATGACTCCACTTGGCCCTTATGAAAGTCACCTTTGAGAGAAGAGCCGCCAGGAGGCCGCTGAGTAAGAATGGGTATTGAACAGAGAACAGCAGTACTTGAAGACAATGCTGATTTTATTCTAGCTAAAGCAAGCAATCCACAAGGCACCTGGGCAATAAGCTTAATTCAAGGGGCAAAAGCCAAGAAACAAGGattttttagtgtttgttttaATTATCAGTCACTGCACAGAGCTCTCTTCCACACCTCCTCTCAGAAAATGTGGGCTAACAAATCCCATGCAAAGGaacacaggaaagagaaaaggggaaatggAATTCATCTAGCATACTGTGGAAGGTGGCTCCTCCGAGTTCTCTTCTATAAACTGCTCCATCAACATGGTCCACTCCGGATTATTTTAATATCATGACCATCTTCCCTGCAAATTGAACAACCATAAAGACACACTTATTACCCACCATACTGGAACTGTCCCGCTCTTTGCACCAAAAAGACCCATGTCATTACACATTAGATTCCTTCTAAGGGATGCTGACTTAATCGTTTTTAAAGCTAAATCTGGTAAACAATGAGTGTGAAAGCCTCAACTTTGCCTTTTCCCTAACCCTAGGGCACAGGGCACTAACCTCAAAAAATCACTGTGAGAAGACCTAGGTAACTCACCAAAGACTGACATCAGAGAAGGGACCCCCGAAATACGAAGCAGCATACCTGGTCATGGTGTGATACTTTGTGATTCCTCCGTGCTATGGACATTAGGCTAAGCTAGAGTAAGACAAGGGGGAGTCTCAGGGCCAGTGTGAACTCCCATATTCGCTGTCCATGTCTGATGCAGGACTTAGAGTGTGCCCCATTGTCGATGTCTGATGCAGGACTTAGAGTGTGCCCATACACGTTAGCTCTGTGACCAACAGAGAAGTAAAAACTTGCTTGCAAACATCTATGGTAAGACCAAGTGGACCGAGCCGGTGTGGCAGAGACTCTTGGGTACGACTGTTACACCCAACCAAGCAGACCCTTAAATGAAGGCGCTGTCTAGCAGACCTCTGAAGGCTCACCAACCACCCGAGCTGGAGGTGTAAACACGCGGTGTCAAGACAGACGCTGCTGCAGGCTCTGTCAGCACGGAAGGCGACCCACCTGAAATCCAGGCCACGCTTGTCGCCAGGTGCCTCACTGCTCGCCTTGTGACACCTCCCTCCCAGGTCCTCTTCAGAGCGGCTCGTTAATTCCCTCCACTAACTTGCTTGTGTGACTAACTTGTGTGATAAAGTTTGCAGTAAACTGAGGAATTCATGAATTAAAGATTGGACCTACATGGTTATTTGAAACGTGCCTTAATCCTGTGATCCGCCCTGCTTCACCCCTGTGGGAGGAGTCACAGTCACCTGTGGGTGCCATGAAGGGCATCAGGTGTAACACGTACCACTTAGTATTCCCCCAGCTAGAATTATTAAGACCTATGTCCAACTCATAATGAAGGGTGCACAGGATACCTACACATGCCCTCTGAATTTAAAAGACTAttcgaggggcacctggccgcctcagttggtggaacatacaactcttgatctcagggtcgtgagttcaaaccccacactgggtgtggagcctacttaaaaaaaatttttttaaataaaaaataaagggatgcctgagtggctcagttggttaaaagtctgcctttggctcaggtcatgatcccggggtcctgggatcgagtcccacatcagcctccttggacagcagggagcctgattctccctctgcctgctgcttcccctccccctgctctctctctctgacaaataaataaaatctttaaaaataaaaaaataaactaattaattaaatgaagACTTTAATATTTCACACAGTTTAATCATTAAATATACTCTTAATTTGGGGAAACTGCCCATCCATGGATAGCAACATAACCTGACTATCTGGCCTGCAGTTGGTTAATCACAAACGCCATTCTCTAACTTTGACCTGGAAAATGCACCGAAGGGTTCTGTCTTTCTGAGTGTCAGTCTGAAAACAGAACTACTATGTCACATTTGATTCTTACAACCAAGAGAAGAGTTGCTACTTCCTAAGTAatcaaaaatcaagaaaaagggggcgcctgggtggctcagtcgttaagcgtctgccttcggctcagggcgtgatcccggcgttctgggatcgagccccacatcaggctcctctgctgggagcctgcttcttcctctcccactccccctgcttgtgttccctctctcgctggctgtctctctgtcacataaataaataaaatctttaaaaaaaaaaaaaaatcaagaaaaaggggcgcctgggtggctcagtcgttaagcgtctgcctttggctcagggcgtgatcccagcgttctgggatcgagccccacatcaggctcctctgctgggagcctgcttcttcctctcccactccccctgcttgtgttccctctctcactggctgtctctctctctgttaaataaataaataaaatcttttaaaaaaaaaaatcaagaaaaggacTAAAGAAAACTTGACTGGTCTCTAACTGTAAAATTATGTTACCTGATTTTCATACACAGAGTACACTCGTTGGGATAAGTGGACATGTCACTTCCACACACAGGGCTGAAGTCTCTGGGACATCCTGGTAATTTATACTGATTGCAGTTTGgctagaaaagagaaaggaagacagaaattaCCCAACTAAGACCTTCGTATCACAAAATAGCTGAGGGAAAGACTAAGTCCCAAGTCTCCTAGATTTCCTAGAAACATcctacaaaaatatttctattttccacacacaaaaaagatttttctaatgCAAAAACCAGATGCAACATTGAAGCAGTGGTTTAACACCTACTATGAAAGAAAAGGACCTCAGTCtggctgatttttatttattatttttaaattttatttatttttttagaaagggaggggaggtaggaggggtagaaggagagggagacagagcaaatctcaagcagactccatgcccaatgcagagcccaatgcggggctcgattccatgaccctgagatcatgacctgagccaaaatcaaaagtcaggcgcccaactgactgagccacccaggtgccccagtctggctgatttttaaatgaaagtccAAGACAGGCCGCCATACCCACTTTCCAATCCTCTAGCTTTGTCACTTGCACTTTACTACTATCTCCACATTAATCTTGTTACGTTCCACCTTAATCCCGTGGCATAATGTCAAGACCAACTCAGGAATCTAATCTTCTAGTCTGGACCTTTAAGATACTGGCATGCAACCAACAGCACCAAAGAAAACAGCAGGTTCATAATCGGACCTTCCTTAGGGTTGTTATGGGGTGAATTGTACCCACTCAAAAAGTGATGTCAAAGTCATAGCCACCAGTACCTTGGAATGTGACCTTGTTGGACATAGGGTCTTTATATAGGGAATCAAGTTAACATGAGGTCAGCAGAatggcccctaatccaatatgactggtgtccttatacaaAGGAGAAATCTGGACATAGAGTCACAGAGGGAAGATCACGTGAAGACACAGAGCATGCCatttacaagccaaggaacacgtGGGACTACCAGAACCTAGGAGAAAGGCATGGAATGGATTCTCCCCACAGCCCTCAGGAGGAACCAAttctaccaacaccttgatttaggacttccagcctccagaactgtgagacaatcaaattctgttgtttaagccctcccccccgcccccggtttgtggtactttattatggcagccctaagaGACTGGTATTGGGTCATGGAACTCAATCCTGTGATTAGATGGATTTGAGGCCAGACAGATAATATGTCTTGCTCATAGCTGCTAATCTCCAGCAGGGCCAGGACTAGACGTGGTCACAGGGATCAGACTATGGTGTGCAGAGTCTCACTTTAACAAAGGTCAAATATATGGCCCGCTATATTTCTGTTTCATATacttaacatttatatatatacttgtttTAGTAAATGGTGATCACTTTTCCTCACttcaaaacaaaagaagtcaCCCTGTTTTAGCCCTCTGAATAAATACATGTTTCTATTGATATTATGTGGATTTATAAAGACCTAAATAGTGCTGGCCAGAGGCCAAACTCTAAAGTAAAAGAggttttgttgactctttccaTCCTCCCTTCAGCCCTCATTTAGGAGCCTGATATGCTCCCCAAGGCTCACTAAGGTGATGGATGCCTTGTAGGGCCGCTCTCACAGGCAGAGTGGATGCCCTCTTATCCAATAAGATTGGGACAAGTGGTAGTTGGTCATTTAATTGATAAAGTCAATTAAATCAAGGAaccaataacaaaaaattatatatatcctaaacatttattataaaacatatagatgaaaaacaaaattgcCAATCTTTGGAAGTAAGAAACATATGGCCACCTGTAACGCTACTATAAGATAACTTTCCCTGTAGCTAGGCAGGACTATATGATTAAGGTAAGACCAATGGGATATACATGGAATTATTGTGCAGTGGCTTCTGGGAACATCCTTTAAAAGAAAGCAGATACCTGTCCTTTGTTTccccccatatttttttttctttgtctattcCTCTATCCTGCTGCTGGGTGCATGGAGTTCTAACCTTTATCTGATAGACCAGGAGGATAAAGGCCACAGTCTAGGATGGCAACACactattttaaatctttgttaCTTGCAGCGGAATCTAATCCTAACTGATAAAAGAGATAAGACCTTTCCTTTGAATGTTTCAACTACAGCTGaccctgaacaacatgggtttaaaTCCACAGATCCAGATTACTGAAactttctcaaatataaatattcttattctccagttaaaaagaagcaaagagataTTAAATAGGACTATATTTTGTTCAACTAAGCTATACCCATGGATCTCAACTAATTTGTCTCTACAGCAAACAGTGGTGAGGTTGGTAAATGCAATGAAATCTGAGACACTGACCCATGAAACCCTTGAAGAATACGTTTCACTCTGTCACCTCTttcaagtctttgttcaaatgACAGCTTTTCATTGAGGTCTACTCTGACCATCCTGTTGAAAATTATAGTTCTTCCCACAGCAGATAGTGACCGaccccctttctctgccttacttgtttccttatgtattttctcttccttatgattttcttaataacattttcttttctctaacttataaGAACACAGGTAAGATAAGGATGtaacacacatacaaaatatgtattaatcaacgctttttttttttttttttttttttttagagaaggagagagagggaggaattggggaggggcagagggagagagagagaatcttaagcagactccacacccaggtCAGACCCCCATGCAGGacatgatctcatgaccctgagatcatgacctgagccgaaatcaagagtctgacacttaaccaactgaaccacccaggtacccctaatcAACTCTttgtgttatcagtaaggcttctggtcaacagtaggctatgaGCAGTTAAATTctggagtcaaaagttacactcAGATTTTTGACTATGTGAGAGGGGGTCAGCaccccctaacccccacattgttcaagggtcaactgtaattaaGAGTTCTATGTGCTATCACTGCAAAAATGATACCCATAATAAGTCCACACATGCTTTCTTGTTTTGGTTCCTTTAAAACAGGATTTCTCAACCACAATTCACGttttggaccagata encodes:
- the SPINK2 gene encoding serine protease inhibitor Kazal-type 2, with the translated sequence MALLAVRLVLLLLLAGDLAASLDSLSSEFDQPSEYRTPNCNQYKLPGCPRDFSPVCGSDMSTYPNECTLCMKIREDGHDIKIIRSGPC